A single window of Selenihalanaerobacter shriftii DNA harbors:
- a CDS encoding HD-GYP domain-containing protein has translation MRLINVKKLKSDMVLAKPIVINDRTLLNTGHKNLDKYKNKLLNFGINHVYIDDEYSKDIEINNVISDKTRNKSKKAIKSAMSKVSLNKKFNSEEIKDNIRCMTEEITNDNSILTNLTDIKTIDDYTFAHSINVSVISLMIGKALQYNQDELEKLGIGAILHDIGKVAISKSILTKPGKITDEEFNQIKKHPKLGYDKLGEYYDITARSRVAVLSHHERIDGSGYPNNREGNDIYEFARIVAVADVFDALTSHRCYRNRWPVHKATDFIIAQTNTHFDKKIVEAFLRNVAIYPNGTIVLLSNGEKGIVTSQNGSFPQRPNIKVFKNKVGKNCSKKINLMEKLNITIIETEE, from the coding sequence ATGCGATTAATTAATGTGAAAAAATTAAAATCAGACATGGTATTAGCCAAACCAATAGTAATAAATGATAGAACATTATTAAACACAGGCCATAAAAACTTAGATAAATACAAAAATAAATTACTGAATTTTGGAATTAATCATGTTTATATTGATGATGAGTACTCAAAGGATATTGAAATTAATAATGTTATTTCTGATAAAACAAGAAACAAAAGCAAAAAAGCTATTAAAAGTGCAATGTCTAAAGTATCATTAAATAAGAAGTTTAATAGCGAAGAAATTAAAGATAATATTCGTTGTATGACAGAAGAAATAACAAATGACAACAGTATATTAACTAACTTAACAGATATTAAAACAATCGATGATTATACATTTGCACATTCAATAAATGTTAGTGTCATATCTTTAATGATTGGAAAAGCACTTCAATATAATCAAGATGAATTAGAAAAACTAGGTATTGGTGCTATATTACATGATATCGGCAAAGTGGCAATTTCTAAATCTATTTTAACAAAACCAGGAAAAATCACAGATGAAGAATTTAATCAAATAAAAAAACATCCAAAGCTTGGATATGATAAGTTAGGAGAATATTATGATATTACAGCTAGATCAAGAGTTGCAGTTTTAAGTCATCATGAAAGAATAGACGGCAGTGGTTATCCAAACAACAGAGAAGGCAATGATATATATGAATTCGCTCGGATTGTTGCTGTTGCAGATGTTTTTGATGCTTTAACTAGTCATAGATGTTATCGCAATAGATGGCCCGTTCATAAAGCAACTGATTTCATCATAGCGCAAACTAATACTCATTTTGATAAGAAAATTGTTGAAGCATTTTTAAGAAATGTTGCAATATACCCTAATGGAACTATTGTCTTATTAAGCAATGGTGAAAAAGGTATAGTTACTAGCCAGAATGGATCTTTTCCTCAAAGACCTAATATTAAAGTATTTAAAAATAAAGTTGGAAAAAATTGTTCTAAAAAAATAAACTTAATGGAAAAGTTAAATATAACCATAATTGAAACAGAGGAATAA
- a CDS encoding GerAB/ArcD/ProY family transporter yields the protein MLDITNDRIDRYQLFMLVVGVLIGVGIVTLPRTAIKGVSQDGWIVPLIGGTIVIIDTYFIVKLGQAFPEDTFIDYIDKIVGKFIGKLLSLGLLIYFLLITSAVLPIFALGLKPLLLERTPTEIIYVTVLALLLYIARHGIEPIARLNQLITPAGLIIFLFLLGGHIVGGNMDYGRLRPILYTTPITKLFKQAIFGPGLFALIGVEIIYIIFPLLNKKAKEECFKISSLAIVFVIALYSLTIILAISYFGAAPLENMLFPTLTLIREIQLPFAERLISAFVAMWFIIGFTTTMITVYVGAGLGLANLLKFKEPKFLIALALVPPYFLGLVPQNIVQVFEYSSIANYFAIMYVLILPPILFAIYKLKKL from the coding sequence ATGTTAGATATTACTAATGATAGAATAGATAGATATCAATTGTTCATGTTAGTAGTTGGAGTATTAATAGGGGTTGGAATTGTTACTTTACCTCGAACTGCTATTAAAGGAGTTAGTCAAGATGGTTGGATTGTTCCCTTAATCGGAGGTACCATTGTAATAATTGATACGTATTTCATAGTTAAGCTTGGACAAGCATTTCCTGAAGATACTTTTATCGATTATATTGATAAGATTGTCGGTAAATTCATAGGGAAATTGTTGTCTTTAGGCTTACTTATTTATTTCTTATTAATTACAAGTGCAGTATTACCTATTTTTGCTCTTGGTCTTAAACCTTTATTATTGGAAAGAACTCCAACAGAGATAATTTATGTAACTGTATTAGCATTATTATTATATATTGCTAGACATGGAATTGAACCAATAGCTAGATTAAATCAATTAATAACCCCTGCAGGATTAATAATTTTCCTTTTTTTGTTAGGAGGACATATAGTAGGAGGCAATATGGATTATGGCAGACTAAGACCTATATTATATACTACTCCAATTACAAAATTATTTAAACAAGCTATCTTTGGACCAGGTTTATTTGCATTAATTGGTGTTGAAATCATATATATAATATTTCCATTATTAAATAAAAAAGCTAAAGAAGAATGTTTTAAAATTAGTTCATTAGCAATTGTATTTGTAATAGCATTATATTCATTAACAATAATATTAGCCATATCATATTTTGGAGCAGCACCATTAGAGAATATGCTTTTTCCTACTTTGACATTAATACGAGAAATACAATTACCTTTTGCGGAAAGATTAATTTCAGCATTTGTAGCTATGTGGTTTATAATAGGTTTTACTACTACTATGATTACAGTTTATGTAGGTGCAGGATTAGGTTTAGCCAATTTATTAAAATTTAAAGAACCAAAATTCTTAATTGCTTTGGCTTTGGTTCCACCTTACTTTTTAGGGTTAGTTCCACAAAATATTGTGCAAGTTTTTGAATATAGTAGTATAGCTAATTATTTTGCTATAATGTATGTATTAATTTTACCACCAATTTTATTTGCTATTTATAAATTAAAAAAATTATGA
- a CDS encoding YeiH family protein — translation MVNFKDKTPGLVLAVIIGMLGRYLSNWIPNLGGVTLAIILGFIIGNIFKLDDKYDLGIRYAEKKLLAVAIMLMGLKLELDVLSQLGFSSILIIVTMVISTVSIGFILGRLLGLSKSFSLLLGVGNGICGSSAIAAAAPIVSEDEEEIGLSVSVVNLLGTFGIFILPFITTYVLKLDELTSGLMIGSTLQATGQVVAAGFSVSDAVGKIATIVKMGRILVLGPVVLFLSLFMGNEKTEAKGKAKIPSFIIGFFILSIIGTLQILPGTVVKYLKDLSKILLTIAMAGIGLKIRISSLIKQGPKALLVGCLIFASQLTIITILITVLL, via the coding sequence ATGGTAAATTTTAAAGATAAAACTCCAGGATTAGTCTTAGCAGTTATTATTGGTATGTTAGGAAGGTATCTGTCTAATTGGATTCCCAATTTAGGTGGGGTTACTTTAGCGATTATTTTAGGCTTCATAATTGGAAATATTTTTAAATTAGATGATAAGTATGACTTAGGGATTAGATATGCTGAAAAAAAGCTTTTAGCTGTAGCTATTATGTTAATGGGGCTTAAATTAGAGTTAGATGTATTAAGTCAGTTAGGTTTTTCATCAATTTTAATCATTGTTACTATGGTTATTAGTACAGTAAGTATAGGTTTTATATTAGGAAGATTATTAGGGCTTTCGAAATCATTTAGTTTATTATTAGGAGTAGGAAATGGAATCTGTGGTTCTTCAGCTATTGCAGCTGCAGCGCCTATTGTAAGTGAAGATGAAGAAGAGATTGGACTTTCTGTAAGTGTAGTTAATTTATTAGGGACTTTTGGGATATTTATTTTACCTTTTATAACAACTTACGTTTTAAAGTTGGATGAACTGACTAGTGGATTGATGATTGGTAGTACTCTACAGGCTACAGGTCAAGTGGTTGCAGCTGGTTTCTCTGTAAGTGATGCAGTAGGTAAGATAGCTACTATTGTTAAGATGGGAAGAATTTTAGTATTAGGGCCAGTGGTATTATTTTTAAGCTTATTTATGGGGAATGAAAAGACTGAAGCTAAAGGTAAAGCTAAAATTCCCTCATTTATTATTGGCTTTTTTATTTTAAGTATAATTGGTACATTACAGATTCTACCTGGAACAGTTGTTAAGTATTTAAAAGATTTAAGTAAGATATTATTGACTATTGCCATGGCTGGAATTGGATTAAAGATTAGAATTTCTAGTTTAATTAAGCAAGGACCTAAAGCATTATTAGTTGGTTGTTTAATCTTTGCTAGTCAACTTACTATAATTACTATATTGATCACAGTATTATTATAA
- the rbsD gene encoding D-ribose pyranase: MKKEGILNNNLSKLVAEMGHTDKLVICDAGLPISSDANRIDLALTQGIPKFLDTLKVTLEELVVEKAIVAKEMKEVSPKLYRKTLDILDDIPVEYYNHEKFKKKSEESKGIVRTGETTPYANIILISGVDF; this comes from the coding sequence GTGAAGAAAGAAGGTATTTTAAACAATAACCTATCGAAACTAGTAGCTGAAATGGGACATACAGATAAATTAGTGATTTGTGATGCAGGCTTGCCTATTTCATCAGATGCTAACCGTATTGACTTAGCTTTAACTCAAGGAATTCCTAAGTTTCTTGACACTTTAAAAGTAACATTAGAAGAATTAGTAGTTGAAAAAGCTATTGTAGCTAAAGAAATGAAGGAAGTAAGTCCTAAACTCTATAGAAAGACTTTAGATATTTTAGATGATATTCCAGTTGAGTACTATAATCATGAAAAATTCAAGAAAAAATCAGAAGAATCTAAAGGAATAGTGAGAACTGGTGAGACTACTCCATATGCAAATATTATTCTAATATCTGGAGTTGATTTTTAA
- a CDS encoding LacI family DNA-binding transcriptional regulator, with protein MNRLGVTIKDIAKESGVSITTVSRVLNDKPDVSSKTKEKVKEVIDRLGYKPSGVARGLVLQKTYTIGLIIPDISNPFFPEVARGIEDKAKEMDYSVIFCNTDNDHLAEKEAIKLMKSKQVDGILLSLSIENKEELKKLEEDDFPVVQIDRKVPNSELPSVTIDNVLSAYNATEHLIQLGHTQIVHITGDLGTKTAQDRLKGFKKAINGSEISYKEEWILEGDYSKESGYNLMKSLLKEPPQPTAIFAANDLMAIGAYGAAYDLGLEIPEDISIVGHDDIDIASVIRPGLTTMVQPKYELGKKAAEILIDELERKNIDKKDEILQPKLIERDSTRECSDNV; from the coding sequence GTGAATCGATTGGGAGTTACAATTAAAGATATTGCAAAAGAATCAGGAGTTTCAATTACAACAGTTTCTAGAGTACTAAATGATAAACCTGATGTAAGTTCTAAGACTAAAGAGAAGGTAAAAGAAGTTATAGATAGATTAGGCTATAAGCCTAGCGGTGTTGCTAGAGGATTAGTATTACAGAAAACATATACTATTGGTTTAATTATACCTGATATCAGTAATCCATTTTTTCCAGAAGTAGCAAGAGGTATAGAGGATAAAGCAAAAGAAATGGATTATTCAGTTATTTTTTGTAATACTGATAATGACCATTTAGCAGAAAAAGAAGCTATTAAACTAATGAAGAGTAAGCAAGTTGATGGTATCTTATTATCATTATCGATTGAAAACAAGGAAGAATTAAAAAAATTGGAAGAAGATGATTTTCCTGTAGTTCAGATAGATAGAAAGGTTCCCAACTCTGAATTACCATCAGTAACTATTGATAATGTTCTATCTGCTTATAATGCAACTGAACATTTAATCCAGTTAGGTCATACTCAAATAGTTCATATTACTGGTGATCTTGGAACTAAAACGGCTCAAGATAGATTAAAAGGTTTCAAAAAAGCAATTAATGGTTCTGAAATTTCATATAAAGAAGAATGGATTTTAGAAGGGGATTATAGTAAAGAATCTGGATATAATTTAATGAAATCTTTATTAAAAGAACCACCACAACCGACTGCTATATTTGCAGCTAATGACTTAATGGCTATTGGAGCTTATGGTGCTGCTTATGATTTAGGATTAGAGATTCCGGAAGATATTTCGATTGTGGGTCATGATGATATTGATATTGCATCGGTTATTAGACCTGGTTTAACTACTATGGTACAACCTAAATATGAATTAGGTAAGAAAGCAGCAGAAATTTTAATTGATGAGTTAGAACGAAAAAATATAGATAAGAAAGATGAAATCTTACAACCTAAATTGATTGAAAGAGATTCTACAAGGGAGTGTAGTGATAATGTCTAA
- the rbsK gene encoding ribokinase, producing the protein MSNGDILVIGSMNMDLVVQTGRYPDKGETIIGKDFDQIPGGKGANQALAVGKLGGSVSFIGACGNDNFGDELLSSLKTGGVNVDNVFRVEENTGIAAITVEEDGDNRIIVVSGANSKLSSSMIDKLEDEIKEVEAILLQMEIPLKTIVHTIELAHQYQTTVILDPAPAQELPEDIYEQIDYLLPNEGELELLLQDYNLTTTQEQVDQLLDWGVGTILLTRGKNGIILYTKGRQEHYKAIEVEAVDTTAAGDSFAGAFAYGLQQGWSEEKAIKFGNQVAALVVTKLGAQSSLPTIEDVEEFKQERGLE; encoded by the coding sequence ATGTCTAATGGTGATATTTTAGTAATAGGTAGTATGAATATGGATTTAGTAGTCCAAACAGGACGTTATCCGGATAAAGGTGAGACAATTATCGGTAAGGATTTTGATCAAATTCCCGGTGGAAAAGGAGCTAACCAAGCTTTAGCAGTTGGTAAATTAGGTGGAAGTGTTAGTTTTATTGGAGCTTGTGGAAATGATAATTTTGGAGATGAATTATTAAGTAGCTTAAAGACCGGTGGAGTAAATGTGGATAATGTATTTAGAGTTGAAGAGAATACTGGTATAGCGGCTATAACTGTAGAAGAAGATGGGGATAATCGAATTATAGTAGTTTCTGGAGCTAACAGTAAATTATCTTCAAGTATGATTGATAAATTAGAAGATGAGATTAAAGAGGTAGAAGCTATTTTATTGCAGATGGAAATTCCTTTAAAAACAATAGTCCATACTATAGAACTTGCTCATCAATATCAAACGACAGTAATATTGGACCCAGCACCGGCACAGGAATTGCCAGAAGATATTTATGAACAGATTGACTACTTATTGCCTAATGAAGGTGAGTTAGAGTTATTATTACAGGATTATAATTTAACAACTACTCAAGAACAAGTTGACCAGCTTTTAGATTGGGGAGTAGGGACTATCTTACTTACTAGAGGCAAGAATGGAATTATACTTTATACTAAAGGACGACAAGAGCATTATAAAGCCATTGAAGTTGAAGCTGTAGATACTACAGCAGCCGGTGATTCATTTGCTGGTGCCTTTGCTTATGGATTGCAGCAAGGTTGGAGTGAAGAAAAAGCGATTAAATTTGGAAATCAAGTTGCAGCTTTAGTAGTAACTAAATTAGGAGCCCAAAGTTCTCTACCAACAATAGAAGATGTAGAAGAATTTAAGCAAGAAAGGGGACTTGAATAG
- a CDS encoding peroxiredoxin — MHQQPDEVPRTSLPQIGAPAPEFTAMSTFGEVSLSDYRGDWLVLFAHPGDFTPVUTTEFIAFAEAYDEFQELDAELLGLSVGSIPTHLAWVEDIYENTGVKIPFPVIADVNMRISELYGMISEAESATSTVRPVFIIDPQGILRAIIYYPLELGRSIPEILRAVKGLQTADRYEAGIPANWQPGEPVVLPPPSTYDQLRDRVENPPPGVDCLTWYLCYRDLNNRNNNRSRNRSRE; from the coding sequence ATTCACCAACAACCAGATGAAGTACCTCGAACCAGCTTACCACAAATTGGAGCACCGGCACCTGAATTTACAGCTATGTCTACCTTTGGTGAAGTATCACTGAGTGATTATAGAGGAGATTGGCTAGTCCTTTTTGCTCATCCCGGCGACTTTACTCCTGTCTGAACGACTGAATTTATTGCCTTTGCAGAGGCATACGATGAGTTTCAAGAGTTAGATGCTGAATTACTCGGCTTAAGCGTTGGTTCTATACCAACTCACCTAGCTTGGGTAGAAGATATTTATGAAAATACTGGAGTAAAAATCCCTTTTCCAGTTATTGCAGATGTTAATATGAGAATATCTGAACTTTATGGAATGATTTCTGAAGCAGAAAGTGCTACTTCTACTGTAAGACCAGTATTTATTATTGACCCTCAAGGCATATTACGAGCTATTATCTACTATCCTTTAGAATTAGGTAGATCCATTCCAGAAATACTAAGAGCAGTCAAAGGTCTCCAAACAGCAGACCGCTATGAAGCAGGTATACCTGCTAATTGGCAGCCTGGAGAACCTGTTGTTTTACCACCACCTTCAACTTATGATCAGCTTAGAGATAGAGTAGAAAATCCACCACCAGGTGTAGACTGTCTAACTTGGTATCTGTGTTACAGAGACCTTAATAATAGGAATAATAATAGAAGTAGAAATAGAAGTAGAGAGTAA
- a CDS encoding DUF1540 domain-containing protein, producing the protein MSNIKCAIEECQYNESDLCQASTIQVKAGMQDHVISTSDDTTCKTFTPKTNLS; encoded by the coding sequence ATGTCTAACATTAAATGTGCGATAGAAGAATGTCAATACAATGAAAGTGACTTATGCCAAGCTTCTACAATTCAAGTAAAAGCAGGAATGCAAGATCATGTAATCAGCACTTCGGATGACACTACATGCAAAACTTTCACCCCTAAAACAAATTTAAGTTAA